A region of Sporosarcina sp. FSL W7-1349 DNA encodes the following proteins:
- a CDS encoding YlbF family regulator: MAVNIYDDLNKLEATFRQTAEFQAVQEAIEEVKADGTALELFKSFRKIQMTLQEKQMQGEEIAPEELEYAQKTAQLAQQNPKIMAMLEAEMKLSGLIEEVNRVLMKPVQNLYESIS; this comes from the coding sequence ATGGCAGTGAATATTTATGATGATTTGAACAAATTGGAAGCGACGTTTCGTCAAACAGCGGAGTTTCAAGCGGTTCAGGAAGCGATCGAAGAAGTAAAGGCAGATGGGACGGCATTGGAACTGTTTAAAAGTTTCCGGAAAATCCAGATGACCCTCCAGGAGAAACAGATGCAAGGAGAAGAAATCGCCCCGGAAGAATTGGAATACGCGCAAAAAACAGCTCAACTGGCGCAACAGAATCCAAAGATCATGGCGATGCTCGAAGCGGAAATGAAGTTGAGCGGGCTTATTGAAGAAGTGAATCGTGTTCTGATGAAGCCCGTGCAAAACTTATATGAATCCATCAGCTAA
- a CDS encoding sigma 54-interacting transcriptional regulator, translated as MLVQQLYSSNFIEVTRESTAREVMNCFLQEQQDLACVIEHGQLLGIVTKYALYRLLLKSESLDTTIGSAMIQSVVTVNEKDSAYDAKDVLVEKGIGHAVVLDDRGNVTGVMAKSELIKGLITSTHIVANRLKTLVDHLQEAVLSVNLDMRVTSLNTSALTLLQLVEEEVMDRSIAQFSSDLSAGFREAIQTEKSYIKRLYFPNATTIASFIPIREWTSITGAMVVLKDVTDYENVAMELESTKRIEKMLDSALELAYDGVLMTDMDGKITRANHSILSFFGFSSMKEIIEQPIDRIIPEISSEKSILQNESVEGELVEIQNKKAILSQMPIIQDGKKIGAIFKLIFKQLDVWKDLLHHVDRLEGEISFYRGELLKASMDNDPFGLLISKSKKIDLLKKEAYIASQTFSNILITGESGTGKELLADGIHQSSGRPGAFIKVNCGAIPEELLESEFFGYVDGAFTGAKKGGKPGKFELADGGTLFLDEIGDMPLPLQVKLLRVLQEKEFERIGDTKTRKADVRILAATNKNLLEMVQAGTFREDLYYRIHVIQLRIPPLRERLEDIPLLCEFLLEKFKLKAFKPMEGVTPKALLRLSQYEWPGNVRELENVLERAFHFSTGNWIDVENLTLETAQPDIPKGKPVVEPISPSSDKGFNPKELMDNTEKSLLIQALTKADGNRTKAAEILGISRSTLYQKIKKFQVKEKSHFNVDP; from the coding sequence TTGCTAGTTCAGCAACTCTACTCTTCCAATTTTATTGAAGTAACTAGAGAAAGCACTGCAAGAGAAGTAATGAATTGTTTTTTACAGGAGCAACAAGATCTTGCTTGCGTCATTGAACACGGACAATTGCTTGGTATCGTCACAAAATATGCCTTATATCGCCTACTTCTGAAAAGTGAGTCCCTCGATACGACAATTGGGTCGGCCATGATTCAAAGCGTCGTCACAGTCAACGAAAAAGACAGCGCTTACGACGCGAAGGATGTTTTGGTCGAGAAAGGTATCGGGCATGCCGTCGTTCTCGATGACAGGGGAAATGTAACAGGAGTCATGGCAAAATCCGAATTGATCAAGGGATTGATTACAAGTACGCATATTGTGGCCAACCGGTTGAAAACACTGGTGGACCATTTACAGGAGGCTGTCCTCTCCGTGAATTTGGACATGCGGGTGACATCGCTGAATACCAGCGCACTGACACTGCTCCAACTGGTTGAAGAAGAGGTGATGGACCGGTCGATTGCCCAGTTTTCCTCCGATCTGTCCGCTGGTTTCCGGGAAGCCATCCAAACGGAGAAAAGTTATATAAAACGATTGTATTTTCCAAACGCCACGACGATCGCATCGTTCATCCCGATCAGGGAGTGGACATCCATCACCGGAGCCATGGTCGTCCTGAAGGATGTAACCGATTACGAAAATGTCGCAATGGAATTGGAATCGACGAAAAGAATTGAAAAGATGCTTGATAGCGCACTGGAACTGGCCTATGACGGCGTATTGATGACGGATATGGACGGGAAAATCACAAGAGCCAACCATAGTATCCTTTCCTTCTTCGGTTTCTCTTCCATGAAAGAAATTATTGAACAGCCGATCGATCGGATCATCCCTGAAATCTCTTCCGAAAAAAGTATTTTGCAAAATGAAAGCGTAGAGGGGGAACTGGTCGAAATTCAAAACAAAAAGGCCATTTTATCTCAAATGCCCATCATTCAAGACGGGAAAAAGATTGGCGCCATCTTCAAGTTGATCTTCAAACAGTTGGATGTGTGGAAAGATTTATTGCATCATGTGGACCGCCTTGAGGGGGAAATCTCCTTTTACCGCGGAGAACTGCTGAAAGCCTCTATGGATAATGACCCCTTCGGCCTGCTCATCTCAAAGAGCAAGAAAATCGACCTGTTAAAAAAAGAGGCGTATATCGCTTCGCAAACCTTTTCCAATATATTGATCACCGGGGAAAGTGGCACGGGGAAAGAATTACTCGCTGACGGAATCCACCAATCTTCCGGCCGTCCCGGGGCCTTTATAAAAGTGAATTGCGGTGCAATCCCGGAGGAACTCCTTGAATCTGAGTTTTTCGGTTATGTGGATGGGGCATTTACAGGTGCCAAAAAAGGGGGAAAGCCCGGAAAATTTGAATTGGCGGATGGGGGAACACTGTTCCTCGACGAAATCGGGGACATGCCCTTGCCATTGCAAGTCAAACTTTTACGCGTATTGCAAGAGAAGGAATTTGAACGGATCGGGGATACGAAAACGAGGAAAGCCGATGTCCGTATCCTGGCCGCGACAAATAAAAATTTGTTGGAAATGGTGCAAGCGGGCACTTTCAGGGAGGATCTCTATTATAGGATCCATGTTATCCAACTGCGGATCCCCCCTCTTCGGGAACGTTTGGAAGATATTCCGCTGCTATGCGAATTCCTGTTGGAGAAGTTCAAATTGAAGGCATTTAAACCGATGGAAGGGGTCACCCCAAAAGCCTTACTCCGATTAAGTCAATATGAATGGCCCGGCAACGTGAGGGAATTGGAAAATGTCCTGGAGCGTGCCTTCCACTTTTCCACCGGCAATTGGATTGACGTTGAAAATCTGACACTCGAAACCGCCCAGCCTGACATCCCCAAAGGAAAACCGGTAGTCGAGCCGATATCTCCTTCAAGCGATAAGGGTTTCAATCCAAAGGAGCTAATGGACAATACGGAAAAGTCCCTATTGATACAAGCGCTCACCAAAGCCGATGGAAACCGAACAAAGGCGGCTGAAATCCTAGGCATCAGCCGATCCACTCTGTATCAGAAAATAAAAAAATTCCAAGTGAAAGAGAAATCCCATTTCAATGTAGACCCATGA
- a CDS encoding acyl-CoA carboxylase subunit beta: MRELRNDYQRYYSEKERILKGGLEKYHARNKEQGKLFVRERLEKLFDPNSIVEDGVFVNSEDPSLPADGCITGIGEINGRPVCFLAADSTVKAGSWGPKSVEKNIRIQEKAADLKIPILYLIDSAGARITEQLNVFPGKRHGGRIFYNQIQLSGVVPQITVLFGPSPAGAAYVPAFSDLVVMIEQNSSAYLGSPRMVEMAIGEKTTMDEMGGAKMHCSVSGLGDVLVESEEEAIDFCKRYLEYMPQNWQEKAPKKEGANPVNGRSIAEIIPLNPNTPFNMYELIDQVIDEGSWLEYKKLFAPELITGFARLNGEVTGIIANQSKVKGGTLFVDSPDKAARFIMICNAYNIPLLYLSDVPGYMIGSKVEQNGIIRHGAKMISALSEASVPIISIVVRKCFGAGLYAMAGPAFGSDSVLALPSAQIAVMGPEAAVNAVYFNKIMELPEEERPAFISEKRKEYTDDIDIFKLASELIIDDLVGFDELRPELIRRFKLYRTKRVTKYEKRNAIHPV; this comes from the coding sequence GTGAGAGAATTGCGGAATGATTATCAACGCTATTATTCGGAAAAAGAACGTATCTTAAAAGGCGGCTTGGAAAAATATCATGCGCGAAATAAGGAACAGGGAAAATTATTCGTACGGGAACGTTTGGAAAAACTATTCGATCCCAACTCGATTGTGGAGGATGGGGTTTTTGTAAACAGTGAAGATCCGTCTCTTCCAGCGGATGGTTGTATCACGGGAATAGGAGAGATCAACGGTCGTCCCGTTTGTTTTTTAGCAGCGGATTCCACAGTGAAGGCCGGATCTTGGGGTCCGAAATCAGTTGAAAAAAATATTCGTATCCAAGAGAAGGCTGCCGATTTGAAGATTCCAATCCTTTATCTGATTGACTCCGCTGGCGCACGGATAACCGAACAGTTAAATGTGTTCCCTGGAAAACGTCACGGCGGAAGAATTTTCTACAATCAGATCCAATTATCGGGAGTCGTCCCGCAAATCACTGTGTTATTCGGCCCATCGCCCGCAGGTGCCGCTTATGTTCCGGCGTTTTCTGATCTGGTCGTCATGATCGAACAAAATTCAAGCGCCTATTTAGGTTCTCCGAGAATGGTGGAAATGGCGATCGGGGAAAAGACGACGATGGACGAAATGGGTGGAGCAAAAATGCATTGCTCCGTAAGCGGATTGGGAGACGTGCTTGTGGAAAGCGAAGAGGAGGCAATCGATTTTTGTAAGCGTTATTTGGAATATATGCCCCAAAATTGGCAGGAGAAAGCCCCGAAGAAAGAAGGAGCCAATCCGGTGAATGGACGAAGCATCGCGGAGATCATCCCGCTGAATCCGAATACACCTTTCAATATGTATGAACTGATCGACCAAGTGATCGACGAGGGGAGTTGGCTGGAGTATAAAAAACTGTTCGCCCCTGAATTGATTACCGGATTTGCTCGGTTGAATGGGGAAGTGACAGGGATTATCGCCAACCAATCCAAAGTGAAGGGAGGCACATTATTCGTCGACTCCCCCGACAAAGCAGCCCGTTTCATCATGATCTGTAATGCGTATAACATCCCATTGCTTTACCTATCCGATGTACCGGGTTATATGATCGGATCGAAAGTGGAACAGAACGGAATCATCCGGCATGGTGCGAAGATGATTTCAGCATTGTCCGAAGCGAGCGTGCCCATCATCTCGATTGTCGTGCGCAAATGTTTTGGTGCAGGGCTTTATGCGATGGCGGGCCCGGCTTTTGGATCGGATTCTGTACTGGCCCTGCCTAGCGCGCAAATTGCAGTGATGGGTCCCGAAGCTGCGGTCAATGCGGTTTATTTCAATAAGATCATGGAACTTCCGGAAGAGGAACGGCCTGCATTCATAAGTGAGAAAAGGAAGGAGTACACCGATGACATCGATATTTTCAAACTTGCTTCGGAGCTGATTATTGACGATTTGGTCGGGTTTGATGAACTGCGTCCGGAACTGATCCGCCGATTCAAATTATATCGGACGAAACGCGTGACGAAGTATGAAAAACGGAATGCCATCCATCCAGTGTAA
- a CDS encoding enoyl-CoA hydratase/isomerase family protein, with amino-acid sequence MNFETILYEVSEHIAKITLNLPEMRNPLTARLTDELAEAIRTADRDEDVHAIIVTGAGKAFSAGGNLNEFKENFTKPVPQLHREGRESTELFKLGAEVQTPIIASVNGPALGGGTGLVAMSHIAIASDRAKLGLTELSLGLVPFVILPWVRRAVGNRRVMEMMLTAEMMDAERAKEYGLVHRVVPHDQLEEETWALAKNIASHSPLAVRLGMDAYFTTEQMDFMKSFDYLSTLRLVSFQSEDLKEGASAFLEKRRPEWSGK; translated from the coding sequence GTGAACTTTGAAACCATATTGTATGAAGTGAGCGAACATATAGCCAAAATCACGCTGAATCTTCCAGAGATGCGTAATCCCCTCACCGCCCGACTAACAGATGAGTTAGCGGAGGCCATCCGCACAGCGGACCGGGACGAAGATGTCCATGCGATTATCGTGACGGGGGCGGGGAAGGCATTTTCTGCGGGTGGTAACCTGAATGAGTTCAAAGAGAATTTTACAAAACCGGTTCCTCAACTTCATCGCGAAGGTCGTGAAAGCACGGAACTGTTCAAGTTAGGCGCGGAGGTCCAAACGCCGATCATAGCTTCCGTAAACGGTCCCGCGCTTGGAGGGGGGACGGGTCTTGTGGCAATGTCGCATATCGCGATTGCTTCGGATCGGGCAAAGTTAGGGTTGACCGAGTTGTCGCTTGGCCTTGTCCCTTTTGTCATCTTGCCATGGGTGAGGCGCGCGGTGGGCAACCGGCGTGTCATGGAAATGATGCTGACAGCTGAAATGATGGACGCTGAAAGGGCGAAAGAATACGGCCTGGTTCACCGGGTTGTCCCACATGACCAGTTGGAAGAGGAGACATGGGCACTTGCGAAAAACATCGCCTCGCATAGTCCACTGGCAGTCCGCTTAGGGATGGATGCCTATTTTACAACCGAACAGATGGATTTTATGAAGTCATTCGATTATTTGTCGACTTTGCGGCTTGTGTCCTTTCAAAGCGAGGATTTAAAAGAAGGCGCTTCCGCATTTCTCGAAAAAAGGAGACCTGAATGGTCAGGAAAATAA
- a CDS encoding acetyl-CoA carboxylase biotin carboxyl carrier protein subunit yields MEIRSQMSGSVWKVEVREGETVSAGDVVVILESMKMEVPIEAADTGTVKEIKVAEGDFVQEGDPVIILEK; encoded by the coding sequence ATGGAAATCCGATCTCAGATGAGTGGAAGTGTGTGGAAAGTTGAAGTCCGGGAAGGGGAAACCGTATCGGCGGGAGACGTCGTTGTCATTTTGGAATCCATGAAAATGGAAGTGCCGATCGAAGCCGCAGATACAGGGACCGTTAAGGAGATAAAGGTGGCGGAAGGAGATTTCGTCCAAGAAGGAGATCCTGTCATCATCCTTGAAAAATAA
- a CDS encoding acyclic terpene utilization AtuA family protein, whose protein sequence is MKKIRIGAAQGFYGDTIEPAIATAKYGDVDYMSFDCLAELTMAILLKDKQKNENLGYTRDITTSMKALLPYVKQKGIKLLTNAGGINPIGAQQEVIRIAKELGLDDLKVAVVTGDDLIGQIDDLTAQGISLDHMETGEPIGKVKEKLMFANAYLGSMPIVEALKQGADVVVTGRTTDTAQFLAPLIYEFGWSEEDWDRLASGVFMGHLLECSAQSTGGNFSGSWEQVQRMEEIGYPIAEVDETGDFILTKVEERGGLVSVDTVKEQMLYEIHDPSAYVTPDVIVDVTQVKLENCGDNRVKVSGVKGKPRPDELKIVMGYEDGYMGQAIVGFSWPDALKKARKSDEIIRKQIERAGLEYEEIQTSYLGYDSLHGPLAKEPDKELNEVYLRMAVRAKTRQDAARLARLFPPLFLNGPPSAGAFHGNIPPRQLLGMWSALIPREVVENQVEIIVEEVGTYV, encoded by the coding sequence ATGAAAAAAATACGGATAGGGGCCGCGCAAGGTTTTTACGGGGACACCATCGAACCTGCCATCGCTACGGCCAAATATGGAGATGTTGATTACATGAGTTTTGATTGTCTCGCCGAATTGACAATGGCCATTCTATTAAAAGATAAGCAAAAAAATGAAAATCTCGGATACACGCGCGACATTACTACTTCGATGAAAGCTTTGCTGCCTTATGTGAAGCAAAAAGGGATTAAATTATTGACGAATGCAGGAGGAATCAATCCGATCGGGGCACAGCAAGAGGTCATCCGGATTGCCAAAGAGTTGGGATTGGATGATTTAAAAGTGGCGGTCGTGACTGGGGATGATTTGATTGGGCAAATCGATGACCTCACGGCACAAGGTATTTCCCTCGACCATATGGAAACGGGTGAACCGATCGGGAAGGTGAAAGAGAAATTGATGTTTGCAAACGCCTATCTTGGATCGATGCCAATTGTGGAAGCGCTTAAACAGGGGGCGGATGTCGTCGTCACAGGGAGGACGACGGATACGGCACAGTTTCTTGCCCCGCTGATCTATGAGTTCGGCTGGTCTGAAGAGGACTGGGACCGCCTTGCCAGTGGCGTGTTTATGGGTCATCTGTTGGAATGTTCCGCCCAATCGACGGGAGGCAATTTCAGTGGCTCCTGGGAGCAAGTCCAACGGATGGAGGAAATAGGGTATCCGATTGCGGAAGTCGATGAAACAGGTGATTTCATCTTGACGAAAGTGGAGGAACGTGGCGGTTTGGTGAGCGTGGATACAGTGAAAGAGCAGATGCTGTATGAAATCCATGATCCGTCTGCGTATGTGACACCGGATGTCATTGTAGATGTCACCCAAGTGAAGCTTGAAAATTGTGGGGACAATCGAGTGAAAGTGAGCGGCGTCAAAGGAAAACCGAGGCCTGACGAGTTAAAGATCGTGATGGGTTATGAAGATGGCTACATGGGCCAAGCAATCGTCGGATTTTCATGGCCGGACGCCTTGAAAAAAGCAAGGAAGTCCGATGAAATCATACGCAAGCAAATCGAAAGGGCCGGTTTGGAATATGAAGAGATCCAGACGAGTTACCTGGGATATGATTCCTTGCACGGTCCCCTTGCAAAAGAACCGGATAAAGAGTTGAACGAGGTGTATTTGCGAATGGCCGTCAGGGCAAAAACGAGGCAAGATGCAGCACGATTGGCCCGTCTGTTTCCTCCCCTGTTTCTGAATGGCCCTCCATCTGCCGGCGCTTTCCATGGGAATATCCCCCCTAGGCAGCTGCTTGGCATGTGGTCTGCCCTCATCCCGAGGGAAGTGGTGGAAAACCAAGTGGAAATCATAGTGGAAGAGGTGGGGACATATGTATGA
- a CDS encoding AtuA-related protein, with product MYEVLLSDVAQARSGDKGNTVNVGLFASDENWYELFSEQVTAEKVKKHFQGLVKGEVIRHDVPAIHAFNFILKDALNGGGSTSIRVDNLGKCFGTNLLRMKIEVPKELLSHIE from the coding sequence ATGTATGAAGTCCTTTTAAGCGATGTCGCCCAGGCACGATCCGGCGATAAAGGAAATACGGTGAATGTCGGATTATTCGCCTCCGATGAAAACTGGTATGAGCTATTTTCCGAACAGGTGACAGCCGAAAAAGTGAAGAAGCATTTTCAAGGGCTGGTGAAAGGGGAGGTCATCCGCCATGATGTCCCCGCCATCCACGCTTTCAATTTCATTTTGAAAGATGCATTGAATGGAGGAGGATCGACATCCATCCGTGTCGATAATCTAGGGAAGTGCTTCGGCACCAATTTACTCCGGATGAAAATCGAAGTTCCGAAAGAGCTGCTTAGCCATATTGAATAG
- a CDS encoding acyl-CoA dehydrogenase family protein: MTYAPYFTEEHELLRKTIRKFVEKEVAPFVEEWEEAGVFPREMVKRMGELGFLGLRYPEEVGGQGGDYFTGIVFAEELAKCGCGGFPMGIAVQTDMATPPIAEFGTTDQKERFLKPAIKGDKIAAIGITEPNHGSDVASIETRARREGNEWVINGSKTFITNGTRADFVTLVTRTSDAPGYKGISLFLVELDSPGVTISRKLDKVGMRSSDTAELIFDNVRVPHANLLGEEGMGFSYIMWELQGERMISAAGSIGMAEYAYDLAYDYAKTRKQFNQTIANFQVIAHLLAEMKTEIEVCKELTYATAYRFSNGEVPSKEISITKLAAAQMAHWVADRALQIFGGNGYMTEYPIQRIWRDTRLHRIGAGADEVMKEIISKQMDLERIKEAVR; the protein is encoded by the coding sequence ATGACCTATGCACCTTATTTTACGGAAGAGCATGAGCTGTTACGTAAAACGATCCGTAAATTTGTAGAAAAAGAGGTAGCTCCCTTTGTGGAAGAGTGGGAAGAGGCGGGTGTGTTTCCGCGGGAGATGGTAAAAAGGATGGGCGAATTGGGGTTCCTTGGACTGCGTTATCCCGAAGAGGTAGGTGGCCAAGGCGGCGATTATTTCACAGGCATCGTATTTGCGGAGGAACTTGCCAAATGTGGATGCGGAGGCTTTCCGATGGGGATTGCCGTTCAAACGGATATGGCGACTCCGCCAATCGCGGAATTCGGCACAACCGATCAAAAAGAACGGTTTCTGAAGCCTGCCATCAAAGGGGATAAAATTGCTGCCATCGGAATCACTGAGCCGAATCATGGGTCGGACGTCGCGTCAATCGAGACACGGGCACGCAGGGAAGGCAATGAATGGGTCATCAATGGATCGAAAACGTTCATCACGAATGGAACACGTGCGGACTTCGTCACGCTTGTCACACGGACATCGGACGCACCGGGCTATAAAGGGATCAGCCTATTTTTAGTGGAACTGGATAGTCCGGGCGTGACCATCAGCAGGAAGCTGGACAAAGTCGGGATGCGCTCCTCGGATACTGCAGAGTTGATCTTCGACAATGTCAGGGTGCCCCATGCCAACCTGCTCGGGGAGGAAGGAATGGGTTTCTCCTATATTATGTGGGAACTTCAAGGGGAGCGGATGATTTCGGCGGCCGGTTCGATCGGAATGGCGGAATACGCTTATGATCTGGCCTATGACTATGCAAAAACGAGAAAGCAATTTAACCAGACAATTGCTAATTTCCAAGTGATTGCCCATTTGCTTGCTGAGATGAAAACAGAAATCGAAGTGTGCAAAGAGTTGACCTATGCGACTGCGTATCGTTTTTCGAATGGGGAAGTGCCGAGTAAGGAGATTTCCATTACGAAACTTGCGGCAGCCCAGATGGCGCATTGGGTGGCAGACCGCGCATTGCAGATTTTTGGCGGGAACGGCTATATGACAGAATACCCGATCCAGCGCATTTGGCGTGATACAAGGCTCCACCGTATCGGAGCGGGAGCGGATGAGGTAATGAAAGAAATCATTTCAAAACAAATGGACCTGGAGCGGATAAAGGAGGCAGTCAGATGA
- a CDS encoding acyl-CoA dehydrogenase family protein, which produces MSHWIFTEEHEQFRQSVRKFVEKEMIPHIEKWEKDGGVPRKLFERMGDLGYLGIKFPEKYGGAESDLMMEAVFTEELTKCGSGGAAAAIGAHTGIAMTTIWRFGNEQQKVKYLKPGIEGKKIAALGITEPDAGSDVSSITTRAVDKGEYYLLNGSKAFITNGVYADYVIVAAKTDDSPGHRNTSLFIVESDWEGFSVGKKLDKLGWRASDTGELYFENVRVPKENLIGKLNEGFKYIMINFQWERLTLALNSIALAEKALEDTVRYGKERIQFGGPLTQFQVLRHKMVDMAVDIEKARHITYRAIYRYDKGDDVSTEATMAKAYATEMVNRVCDQALQIHGGNGYMMEFPVQRYWRDARLLSIGGGTTQIMNEILTKKLQITST; this is translated from the coding sequence ATGAGCCATTGGATTTTCACAGAGGAGCATGAGCAGTTCCGCCAGTCGGTCAGAAAGTTCGTGGAAAAGGAAATGATCCCGCATATCGAAAAGTGGGAGAAGGATGGGGGCGTCCCCCGCAAACTGTTTGAAAGAATGGGAGACTTGGGCTATTTAGGAATCAAGTTTCCGGAAAAATACGGCGGGGCGGAATCCGATCTCATGATGGAAGCTGTTTTCACGGAAGAGCTTACAAAATGCGGGTCGGGGGGAGCGGCCGCCGCCATTGGTGCACATACTGGCATCGCGATGACGACGATTTGGCGTTTTGGAAATGAACAGCAAAAAGTAAAATACTTGAAGCCCGGCATTGAAGGGAAAAAGATTGCGGCACTTGGAATTACCGAACCTGATGCGGGCAGTGATGTCTCATCGATTACAACCCGGGCTGTCGACAAAGGTGAGTATTACTTGCTGAATGGATCGAAGGCATTCATCACGAATGGAGTGTACGCGGATTATGTGATTGTCGCGGCGAAGACGGATGACAGTCCGGGACATCGAAACACGAGTCTTTTCATTGTGGAAAGTGATTGGGAAGGTTTTTCGGTTGGAAAGAAACTCGACAAGTTGGGTTGGCGTGCCTCGGATACGGGAGAACTATATTTTGAGAACGTGAGAGTGCCAAAAGAGAACCTTATTGGAAAGCTGAACGAAGGATTCAAATATATTATGATCAATTTCCAATGGGAGCGGTTGACATTGGCCCTCAACAGTATTGCACTAGCCGAAAAGGCTTTGGAAGATACGGTCCGGTACGGCAAGGAGCGCATCCAATTTGGGGGGCCGCTCACCCAATTCCAGGTGCTCCGCCATAAGATGGTGGACATGGCCGTCGACATCGAAAAGGCGAGACATATTACATATCGGGCAATTTATCGATATGACAAAGGAGATGATGTGTCAACAGAAGCGACGATGGCGAAAGCGTATGCGACCGAGATGGTCAACCGGGTATGTGATCAGGCTCTTCAAATCCACGGTGGAAATGGCTATATGATGGAGTTTCCAGTCCAGCGATATTGGCGGGATGCCCGTCTTCTATCAATTGGAGGCGGAACCACACAAATCATGAATGAAATTTTAACGAAGAAACTTCAAATCACTTCAACTTAA
- a CDS encoding AMP-binding protein, which produces MMIEEISVVNRVAIGDIIRRSASRFEEKTAIVEDDKRLSYRELEQACNRFANYLISQGYKKGDAVATVCGNSIEHAIAMFGIQKAGLIWVPVNPGVSSAEKKYILDKVEAKLVVLDQAFLQMDRSPYGTLPVLVTNHAQGSEKSFADALIGQSDEESEVDIQDRDVAQIMFTSGTTGNPKGVRISHLAVYFSGFSNIIELGLKESDVPLAVMPMFHCAQHAFLASFFAVGSKVVVMKKFEPDHFMGWIEKEKGTFMFALPMMYRAIIHHPNRRNYDLKSLKTCLYAMAPMDQNTLRKGIEELEADFLLGTGQTEMYPGTMFFKPEEQLKRFGSYWGTTAILNDTAVMDGEGNILAKGQIGEIVHRGPNVMTGYLDNEEATKETRLFGWHHTGDLGYWDEDGQLVFVDRKKDMIKTGGENVASIKIEQTLLNMDEVENAVVIGLPHEKWIEAVTAFVRCKEGKSLSEEDIIAYCKQHLGGFQVPKKVVFVEEFPMTTTGKIQKQQLRKAYTDLYTESNVVQ; this is translated from the coding sequence ATGATGATCGAAGAAATTTCAGTTGTTAACCGTGTCGCAATCGGCGATATCATTCGGAGGTCCGCGAGTCGTTTTGAAGAGAAGACGGCCATTGTGGAGGATGACAAAAGACTGTCGTATCGGGAGCTAGAGCAAGCTTGCAACCGCTTTGCAAACTATTTGATCAGTCAAGGATATAAAAAAGGGGATGCCGTAGCGACTGTATGCGGAAACTCCATCGAACACGCCATCGCCATGTTCGGTATCCAGAAGGCCGGGTTGATTTGGGTTCCGGTGAATCCGGGCGTATCCAGTGCTGAAAAAAAATACATTTTAGACAAAGTGGAAGCGAAGCTGGTTGTGCTGGATCAGGCATTTTTGCAGATGGATCGCTCCCCATACGGGACACTTCCTGTCTTAGTTACGAATCATGCACAGGGGTCTGAAAAATCCTTTGCAGACGCCCTTATCGGACAATCCGATGAGGAGTCGGAAGTCGACATCCAGGATCGGGATGTGGCACAAATCATGTTCACCAGTGGGACGACCGGTAATCCGAAAGGGGTTCGCATTAGCCACCTAGCCGTTTACTTTTCAGGTTTCAGCAATATTATCGAACTCGGATTGAAGGAAAGCGATGTCCCGTTGGCAGTCATGCCTATGTTCCATTGTGCCCAACATGCATTTCTCGCTTCATTTTTTGCAGTCGGATCCAAGGTCGTCGTAATGAAGAAATTTGAACCGGATCATTTCATGGGGTGGATTGAAAAGGAGAAGGGGACATTTATGTTCGCATTGCCGATGATGTACCGAGCAATCATCCATCACCCGAATCGGCGCAACTATGATTTGAAATCACTGAAAACTTGCTTATATGCGATGGCACCGATGGACCAGAACACCTTAAGGAAAGGGATCGAAGAATTGGAGGCGGACTTCCTGCTAGGTACCGGGCAAACGGAAATGTATCCGGGTACGATGTTTTTCAAGCCGGAAGAGCAGCTGAAAAGATTCGGTTCTTATTGGGGAACGACCGCAATTCTGAACGATACGGCGGTGATGGATGGAGAAGGGAACATTTTGGCGAAGGGGCAAATTGGTGAAATCGTGCATCGCGGTCCGAATGTCATGACCGGCTATTTGGATAATGAAGAGGCGACAAAGGAAACACGGCTATTCGGCTGGCACCATACCGGGGATCTTGGCTACTGGGATGAAGACGGCCAGCTGGTGTTTGTAGATCGTAAAAAGGATATGATCAAAACCGGCGGGGAAAACGTCGCCTCCATTAAAATTGAACAGACGCTATTGAACATGGACGAAGTGGAAAACGCAGTGGTGATCGGTTTGCCGCATGAGAAATGGATTGAAGCCGTGACAGCTTTTGTCCGTTGTAAAGAGGGAAAATCCTTATCCGAAGAGGACATTATCGCTTATTGTAAACAGCATCTGGGGGGGTTCCAAGTTCCGAAGAAAGTCGTATTTGTTGAGGAGTTCCCAATGACAACGACGGGGAAAATCCAGAAACAGCAGCTACGGAAGGCATATACAGACTTGTATACGGAATCGAATGTTGTCCAGTAA